CCCGGGGACCCCGCAGGGCCGGGCCAGCCCGGGTGAGTTGCACGTTCTGACCCGTACCCCATCTCTGCCAGCGGCTCATCGTGTGCGGCCGGGGATGCCCGGCTCCTCGCCGACCTGGCACGTGGCTGCCAGTCCCGCTTTTCTCCCCAGGAACCAGGATGGTGGATGGAACAGGAGGGAGAGCTTGTGAGTGCCGCCCGATCAGCACCCTGAGCCTGCATGGAGGGGTAAGGGGGGGTGGCGGAGAGGTTGGGGGGCTGCGGGTGCACGAGGGGGGGCTTGTGCTGGGACAAGGGATGGGAGAGGGGCACCCGGTGACCATCCCCGCACGGCAACCTTGCTCGCACGGGCATCCGACCAGGCTGGGAAGGTTCCCGTGCTGGCTGCCAGCTTTGGGCAGAGCCCCCCGGCAGTCCCTTGGGGACCCCGTGAGGTtcatgcggggggggggcagcacctTCAGAgcatcccttctctccccagagCAAGGTGCCGGGCATCTCACCATTCCCACCAGCCGACGACTCCTACGAAGATGCCGAACCCCTTGGCCCCGGCAGATGCACCGGCTCCGGTGAGCACCCCATcgcaccccctccccagcacccacgtACGCCCAGCACCCTGACACCCTCCCGGCTCTCAGGTGGTGCCGACACCGACAGCAGCCACTACGAGTCGTACGGGGAGGATGAGGATGGCGTGACGGACCGTGCCCACTACCTgcggcggccgccggccgcCAGCCCCGATGCCGAACCCCTCGGCCGCCCCGAAGCACAGCTCTGCGGCTTTCTCTGGAGGAAGCGCTGGCTGGGGCAGTGggcaaagcagcttttcatcGTCCGGGAGCACGTGCTGCtggtgagaaagctggaggaagaTGGATGGAGGGTGGGAGCGGGTCCCCGAGCTCTGCCGACCCCCCCGTGCTTCCCTAGTGCTTCAGGTGTGCCGCCGACCCGCAGCCGGTGCTGGAGCTGGACCTACGGGGCTGCCGCGTCGCCTACAAAGCCAAGCGTGGTAAGAAGATGCCGCACAGCCTGAAGGTGACGGGGACGGCGGGCGAGGCGTTGGTCATCGGCTTCCAGAGCCGGCAGCAGGCTGAGGACTGGAGGAAGGTTTGGAGGTGTTGCAGCCTGGCAGAGCTCTgcgtgggcaggagggaggggtgggcagggagaaAACGGGGACGCAGCCCTGCTGGGGTGCTCCCGAAGTGGCTGGGGCCCGACCCTGTCTGTCCCCAGGTCCTCTCCCATCTGGGGGGGTATCTGGAATCCTGTTAGATGGGGGAGCGGGAGCCCGGGGCTGCAGCACTCCCCCTCTCCCTCGGCAGGTGATCGAAGAGGTCAGCAGCGATGCCCCGAGCGGGCTGGCAGCCATCAGCATCCCGGCATCACCTTCCTCGAGGCTCAGCAGGGTGAGCCGCTTGTCCTTCCCCCGGGAAACCCAGGCACGGGAAAGGGGCTGCCAGGGGTCTCGAGAGAACACCCCGattccctgccctgctgtccCTGTTGGGCGATGCTGGGGAGGGTTGCATTGGCGTAGGGTGGGGGTCAGGGTGCAGGGGGCTTAAAACCCGCTGGGGACGGGGCTCTCTGGATCTCCATTCTCAGGCTGCCGGCTCCcagctcagcaaggaggaggagaaggaggaggattgctcccagcagagccctgcCCGCAGCTCCCGGCCCGGAGAGGATGCTAAAGGAGGTGCTGTGTGCGGGGACCTGGACGAGGGGGTGTCCCCGCACCCCGTGCCACCGCTGATGGGGGATGCACCCACAGGTTTCCTGGCGGTGCGGCTGCGCGGGCGGTGGCAGCGGCTGTGGTGTGCGGTGCGGCAGGGAGCCCTGCGTATGTTCCCCGAGCCCGGCGGTGCCCAGCGCCCCGTCTGCGCCCTGCGGCTGGAGGGCTGCGAGGTCTccccgggggcggccgccgggTCCCCCCAGCGCCTCCGCATCCGCATCGCCCAGCGGGGCCGGGAGCTCGCCCTGCTGCAGGTGAGCAACCGCCGTggcaccccagcacccatcgTGTCCCTCGCCCCGGGGGGAGACCCGCTGAGCCTGGACCCTCTGCCCCGTGCCAGACCTGTTCGGATGAGGAGAGGGAAGCCTGGTTGAAGACCCTGCGggccaggggaggaggggaccCAGCCGGCAACAGGACCCCCACCGAGACCCCCAGGCTGGGCGatgccagcagctgccctgctgctgggtaAGGAGATGCTGGCCGGGGCACGGCCGGCCCCagccctcctgctctgctgcggGGCCGCAGGCAGTAACGGGACCCCCGTCCTTCTTGCAGCGGGCTGCTGCTGCGCCGTGTCCCGACCCCCAACGCCTACATGGATGACCCCTTCGGGCAGCTCCCACCGACCGAGGTCCCCAACCATCTCTACTCCAATGTGGAgcgcctgcagcagctggtaaCCTCTGCTGATGCACCTTGGCACCCCCACGCAAGCCCCAGGGTGAGGGGGACGGGATCCCACCATCCGCTTGCCCACGGGTTTCTCCCGGGCTTCTTTCCGCAGCAGCAGAGCTTGGACCGAGCAGTGCCGGGGCAGCGCAAGAGACCCGTGTCTGCGCTGCCCGCCGGTGCCTGCAGCAATGCCCTGGGCAGCGCAGGTGAGCAGGGGCTGGATGCTCCATCCAGGGGAGCAGTGGGGTCCCCCCGTgcaccccagccctgggatGGAGGTTGCGGTGCCCACGAGCACGGTGATGTGCCGCGATtcctctgcccttcctcctGAGCATCCTTCCTCTGCCCTTCCACCCCAGCATCGGCGGCAGCTCTCCGGGACAGGGCTGCCAGCCCGCAGCGGGCGAAGGTGAGCCCCGAGCTCCGGAGCAGGGATCTCCCCCAGTCCCAGCGCACCCTGACGCTTCCCGAGAGGAAAGGGGCTCGGGACGGGCTGGATATCCTCATCGGTAGGAGCGCAGAGGGGATCTGCCCCTTTGCCGGGGGGTGCCTGGCCTTTGCCCGAGCAGCCGGCAGGGTCGAGGGGTACCCAGGCTTGGCAGTGCCCCTGCTGTCCTTGCAGGGAAGAGAGCCTTCCCCAAACTGGAGGAGAAGGTGGGGCAGCTGGAGAGGGCCTGCCGCATGAAGGGCAGGCTGAAAGCCGGCTCCGAGATGAACCTGCTGGCCATTGGCAAGTCGCTGAAGGGTCACATCGCCGCTACCGCCAGCTCGGCTGGCTCCGAGGttggggggacactggggacggGCAGAGGCTGCGGGGAGCATGAAGGGTTCAGGAGGGCAGGCATCGCCCTCTCTCCGCTTCGTTTTTCCGGCAGGGTTCATTCCTCGCGCCGCTGTTGAAGCGCACCGCATCGGCGAAGAGTGCCCTGAAGCCATCTCCCTCCCCGGTCCTCGTCGAAAAGGGAAAagtgctgcagaagagaaaggtaCCGGCCGGGACCTGCGTGGGGTGGGCAGAGTTAAGGTGAGCCGGGTACCACACGTGGCGGTGGGATGCAGGGGGTTGACCACCCGTCTCGGGCGCTCTCCAGGAGTGGGAGATGAAGTCTGCGATGTGACCAGTGCTGCAGCGGCCCTGAGGCAGCCCCCGACACGCAAACGTACCTGCCAGACCGGGCATCTCTCAGCAGAACGTAGGGCTGCACGTGGATCGTGCAGGACCAGCCTGGTATCTGTTTTTTAGCCATCAATATCAATGCTACAACTACGCACatctattttttatatatatatatatatatatacatataaactCTCCGTCTGTGGGTTTCTAGTTTCTCTGGCATGAGGGCTGGAGGGTGGTGAGCCCCTCACAGGCTCGCTGCCTTCTCGCCCATCTGGGGCACAGATTTTGTGGTTGCAACCTCGTGAGCTGCTGGCTCTGACCCTGATGCGGGTCTGGTCAAAATGGTGCACCGGCAGCACCCCGGTCGTccatccccccccacccagggacaCCCACTCACAGGGCTGGGTGCGGATACACCCTGGATCAGgcaagctgggggggggacacgcagCTGGGGGCTGCTTAGGGCACTTAATTGCACCTTCCCTGGAGTTGGCGGGACCCGGGCTGGGCCCtgggctgctttccagcagctgtGTTTGTCATGGCTTGTTTTTAATTGTAGAaacatgttggggttttttttaaggattaaaaaaaaaaaaaatattaaaaaaaatggtaagacttGGCTTCTACCGGGTTGTGCTGTGGGAAGAGgtgagctggggagggggctgttcttgtcctggggagggggggggggctgtcctCATCCCAGTGCGAGGTGTGCAGGGGGGGCTGTCCCCGTCCCGGTGCACgggggggtccctgtccccccccaaggGCTTCCCCCGGAGCAATTTTAGGTCTAAGGGACCTTTCcaaaccccccaccccaaatcctcctccaaccccccccccccagccccaacacCTCTccaaccgcccccccccccctccgcaaTTCCCCCCcgaccccatccccatcccacccctccGTCCCCCTCTTCCCAAACCCACCCGAAGCCCGGAGCCGGGAGCCCGGAGTTCCCGGGGGGAGGTACCGCAACCGAGCCGTCCTCCCCCGCCCGGCGCCGGGCGGAGCCACCGCAGCGGAGCCGCTCCGGGGCGCAGCGGAGCGGGACCGGCACCGGCCCCGGGAGCGGGACCGGGGGTCGGTGCCCGGTGGGCGCAACCATGCTGAGCCGGTTGGGTGCACTGCTGCAGCAAGCGGTGGAGACGgtgagcgggggggggggcacggtgGGACCGGGAGCGAGgagacggggggggggtggttctGTGCACCCCCTGACCCTGGCTTCGGTGTGTGCAGCGGGAACCCAGCGTGGACCTGCTGGAAGCCTTCACCGAGCACTGGAAGGGTATCACCGGCTACTATCTGGAGGCCACGGGTGAGTGGGGTGCGGGGAGAGGGTCCCCGTGCCCTAGGATGGGGTCCCTGTGGTGGGGGAACAGGGTCCTCGTCTCCTGGGAGAAGGCTCCCGTGCCCTAAGGTAGGGTCCTATGGCCTGGGAATAAGGTCCCTGTGTCCAGGGAGGTGGTCCCCGTGCCGTGGGACAGGACCCCGTGCCCTGGGATGGGACCCCGTGCCCTGGAATGGGACCCCATGCTCTGGGACGGGACCCCGTGCCCTGGGATGGGACCCCATGCATTAGCAGGGCACCGAGCCGACCCCAGTGCAGCTGACCTGGCATACGGGGCTTTGGCATGGGACACCCTTTCCCATACCCCAGGAGGAATTATCCAGCCGGGTGCTTGGCCCTGCCTGGCCCTGAACCCCCCGCGCACACCGGTGGGGTCAGCGCAGGGGGGTTTGAGTGGGTGCGGATGCTCATGGGAGCGTCTGCAGGCTGGGGCACGTCCCTCTCCGGGAACACGCTGCTCTCCGGGAGCACTAAAAACAGGGCCTGGAGAGCTTCAGCCCTTTCCCCGGCAGGATCTCGGTCCTTCCCGCTTGCCCCCCACCACCCCTTCCCCTCTTGGCCCATGCTGGAGGGTCTTTagggctggcagtgccaggcAGCACCCCACAGCCCACCGGCACCTCCGACCACCGCTCCGGCTCCGGCGGGGACGGCCGGCAGCTTGCTAGGCCATGAGCGGAAGGAGAAGCCTCGAGTGCTGCTGGGACTCCACCATCACATTGCCATCTAGCGTCGTCCCCGCTAGCGACGGTGGAGAGGGATTCTGGGCCAGCACGGCTCGGGGTGCCGCTGGCGAGCACCCCGCCATTCCCACCCGAGCACCCCACCGTGCATCGCATCCCTTGCCGAGCCCGGCGGCACGCTGCCGGTGCCTTGGGGGGGGACGTGCCGGAGCTCCCGATTCCCGTGTCCGCAGATGAAAGCGTCCCCGCCAGACAGACGGACATCCCCTGGCGCCTCAAGCAGATGCTGGACATCCTGGTGTACGAGGAGAAGCAGCACCCGGTGGGAGAAGCCGGCCCGTGCCTCGAgtacctgctgcagcacaaagtCCTGGAGACCCTCAGCACGCTGGGCAAGGCGGAGGTGGGTGTACAGGCACcgctttgggggggggggcgagccccCCTGCGCTGCAGCACCCGCAgccttttccagctgcttcGCGTGGCGCTGCTCAGTAATGTTAATTTTGAAGCTCTTCCAGCTGGGCAGCGGGAGTTTGTGGGGCGCGAGCTGGTCGGGgtgcttggcttttttttagGGGGGGCTGGATTGCTCGGTGTAAGATCGCCATTGGGATCCTTTTTGCTGCTCCTCCGAACGGCTCTTGCACCCCATCGCACCCCTGCGTGCGCGGGAAGGGTGTTTTTCACACCGGCAGCCTGTTTGCACAACTGGCACGTGGCTGCTTGGGTTCGCAGGACAAAGTGTTTTTAGACAGCCCCCTCTCGAAGTAAATATTGCCCAAATATAACCGCTCTGCTGTTCCTTTGTTGTTAATAATAATGAAGCTCCCTATAAATAGCCTTTTATTCAAACATAAACGAACGCTAGCGCAGTGTGGGCTTCAGAAATGTGCGCTGGCCCTTCTGTGGCCGTGAggatttggttttttggggtgctgggctTTCAGTCCCCATTGCTAGCATTGTAGCAGCgggaaaaggggaaataatccccctgtttttttctctgcaaggaAGTTCAATCCCTAATTGCTAAAGGGAGAGGAGCCTGGGGCAGGTGGGAGGACTGGGGCGTCCATGGGCCCATTTCCATCATTTTGGGGGAGCAAAACCAGGGTCTCTGCTGAGAGTGTTCTTGTAAGCCACCCACACTGACTGCTGGGTGACCCGGCAGGCAATTTGGGGCAATTACAGGGTAATCAGGTACAGAAACAGGTAACTGGGCTCTCACCGATGCCgctccccatctccctcccagtatccccccgGGATGAGGCAGCAGGTCCTCCTCTTCTTCAGCCGGGTGCTGAGCCAGGTGCAGCACCCGCTCCTGCACTACCTCAACGTGCACAGACCGGTGCAGGTGAGACCCGTCCGGGGGGGGCTTGTCGGGGGGCCGGCGGTGCCACCGGCGATGCCGTGTGCTGGGGCTGGCCACCATCCCTGCCAAACGCTACCGGGAACCGATGCCCGCGGTATTGGGGCGGCACTGCTGCACCGGGGCAGGGTGGGAGAGCagccagcagcccagcagccctctccctgccctgccagaaGCTGCTCCAGCTCAGCGGTGACCGCCTGGGCTCCGGcatggagaaggaagaggtgCAGTTCGTGGCCGTCCTCTGCACGAAGATCAAGCAGGATCCCACCCTGCTGGCATACATCCTGGAGGTGAGCAGCCCCCGGCCGTCCCTGTGCTGGTGGGACATGTATGGGGTCAGCTGTGGGGTTTGGCTCATTTAACTGAGCTTTTTCACGTGCTTTGCGGCTCCATCCCCACCGCAAAGCAAATCGGGGTTAGTGGGAGAAAGATGGTGGCTACGATgctttgctgctcctcttcctctccagggCAAGAGCATTCTGAATGGGAGGAGAGGCCAGgagctgccagccagccccGTGGAAGAGGGTGCCGAGCATCCCTTGGGCACCGCCGCCGCTGCCAGCCCCCGCCAAGCCGAGCCTTCCCCGCCACGGAGGGACAGCAACCTCATCACGTCTTTGATGGGGCTGTGCAAGAGCAAGGTAGGGGGAAAGGGCTGGCAAGGAGGGGACGGCGGGCACCGCCGGTTGTGTGACgctgcctctctcctcctcctcctcctcctcgcagaAGAGCAGGGTCGCGCTGAAGGCTCGGGAAAACCTGCTTTTGCTCGTCGGGCTCgcccaggaggcagctgctgcctgcctggtgcGGAGCAGCACCCTGTGCCAGCTGCTGACGGAGCATCTCTGTGACCTCTACAGCGCCGTGCCCACCTCCACCGACCCCGCCGACGTCCTCGCCCTGGAGAGGGTCAGCTGGAGGTAAGGTGGGCGCTGGGCAGGGTCATCCCCGGGCACCGCCGAGGCTTTGCCGCAGCCCCACGTCCTCTACCCCGTGCAGGTCGCAGGGTGATGCTGCTGGGGACGGGGTTTTCCCGGGGAAGGAGAACCTGGCTGCCTTCTTCAGCTGGCTGGACTACCTCGATGAGCTGGTGATGGGCGCCCACCCGGTAAGGAGCACCCGGCCGGCCTTGCAGAGCACgggcagccccctgcccgcACCGCGGCTCAGCATTTACCGTCACCCACAGGTCGTGGCGGATGCCATCACTGAGGCCGTGGAGGAAAAGTTTTTCCAGGGCATCCTGCAGCCGCAACTGCTGCAGATGTGAGTGTCTGAGGCAGGAGACAGCAGCTGGGGGGAGAGTTTGTCTATCAAGGACCCCCTTtgggaccgggaccggggggTTCCCCTTGCCTGCGCCtcctttttccctgctgtaaGAT
This Buteo buteo chromosome 12, bButBut1.hap1.1, whole genome shotgun sequence DNA region includes the following protein-coding sequences:
- the FHIP2B gene encoding FHF complex subunit HOOK-interacting protein 2B, which translates into the protein MLSRLGALLQQAVETREPSVDLLEAFTEHWKGITGYYLEATDESVPARQTDIPWRLKQMLDILVYEEKQHPVGEAGPCLEYLLQHKVLETLSTLGKAEYPPGMRQQVLLFFSRVLSQVQHPLLHYLNVHRPVQKLLQLSGDRLGSGMEKEEVQFVAVLCTKIKQDPTLLAYILEGKSILNGRRGQELPASPVEEGAEHPLGTAAAASPRQAEPSPPRRDSNLITSLMGLCKSKKSRVALKARENLLLLVGLAQEAAAACLVRSSTLCQLLTEHLCDLYSAVPTSTDPADVLALERVSWRSQGDAAGDGVFPGKENLAAFFSWLDYLDELVMGAHPVVADAITEAVEEKFFQGILQPQLLQMSELDVLSATAVLTGTVRQIRSPPLLHCLVLFLLGSDRHPETPGDTPHPLRSQLIDRCNHLSDEISLASLRLFEELLRKPHEHVAHSLALRNLQARGYLQRSPPVPDERGPPEPDPDEDGLDLEEDPYFTDGFPDAGFGSAKKPLPGSAPSGKGQVSEVVSSFLCLVPEEAKTSSCMEEGGYDTYVHDALGMVQACRANAAPWGWPQAPRPLDACYPETAFYEGHFLKVLFDRMTRILDQPYSLNLQVTSVLSRLAAFPHPHLHEYLLDPYLNLAPGCRSLFSVLVRVIGDLMQRLQRVPHFRAKLLLVRRQLMGLVPGEQMDHTMLFKGVVVLEEFCKELAAIALVKGPPEGPP